Proteins encoded in a region of the Planococcus shixiaomingii genome:
- a CDS encoding thiamine pyrophosphate-binding protein: MKAVRASIEYLKDMGVKHVFGIPAGSVNAFFNELYDIPEITPIVTKHEGAAGYMAGAYAKYTNQLSVCIGSSGPGATNLVTGAANAMREHLPVLFLTGAVPVSTMGLNASQELDADPVFKPVTKYSVTVTDSKDLLSEIVKATTIAVSGVPGPVHIAMPIDVQQGLVSSEIPAVVQKAVVAPDLKIIQQAAKELVDRKSGYIFVGQGARNSTDLLMELAEMLQWPIVVTPQAKGLLPNDHPLFAGVYGFAGTEKASALINDGNANSLLIIGSSLGETATNNYNDNLTKNRFSVQLDFDVTVFNRKYAIDLPVLGDIQLSLMYLTEELKALGLSRKTAEPVEANRELEGGEEYSTKNVLAKLQQFLPPSTRYTIDIGEYMAYVIHHMKVFEPHTFDINVHFGAMGSGIGSAIGSKLAEPDRPVVAITGDGSFFMHGMEILAAKENNLPILFVILNNARLGMVYHGHTLQYKRSHATFEQTPINIAAMAAAMDLPSFRVDSMDDLNQEVLDKLTTLNGPAVLEVALVDNNVPPMGDRVKFLSSFGK, translated from the coding sequence ATGAAAGCAGTTCGCGCATCGATCGAGTATTTAAAAGATATGGGTGTAAAACACGTATTCGGCATTCCAGCCGGTTCTGTAAACGCGTTTTTTAATGAGCTTTATGATATACCGGAAATAACGCCAATCGTTACTAAGCACGAAGGTGCAGCAGGCTATATGGCAGGGGCGTATGCAAAATACACCAACCAATTAAGCGTCTGCATCGGCAGCAGCGGGCCTGGAGCAACAAATTTAGTAACAGGTGCAGCGAATGCTATGCGTGAACATTTGCCTGTTCTATTTTTGACTGGAGCTGTGCCGGTAAGTACGATGGGCTTGAATGCATCCCAAGAATTGGATGCCGATCCCGTTTTCAAACCAGTTACGAAATACAGTGTTACCGTTACCGACTCCAAAGATTTACTTAGCGAAATTGTCAAAGCGACGACAATTGCGGTTTCTGGTGTCCCGGGACCTGTCCATATCGCAATGCCGATTGATGTACAGCAAGGTTTAGTCAGTTCTGAAATACCGGCTGTAGTGCAAAAAGCAGTTGTTGCGCCGGACCTGAAAATTATTCAGCAGGCTGCTAAAGAGCTAGTGGATAGAAAAAGCGGCTATATTTTTGTCGGACAAGGCGCAAGAAACTCGACCGATCTGTTGATGGAACTTGCAGAAATGCTGCAATGGCCGATTGTTGTGACGCCACAAGCAAAAGGTCTCTTGCCAAATGACCATCCGCTATTTGCCGGAGTTTATGGCTTTGCCGGAACAGAAAAAGCGTCCGCGTTGATAAACGACGGAAACGCCAATAGCCTATTGATCATTGGTTCAAGTTTAGGAGAAACGGCTACAAACAATTACAACGACAATTTAACAAAAAATCGTTTCAGCGTTCAATTGGACTTTGATGTTACCGTCTTTAACAGAAAATACGCAATTGACCTGCCAGTGCTTGGTGATATTCAATTGAGCTTGATGTATTTGACCGAAGAATTAAAAGCGCTTGGGTTATCTAGAAAAACGGCTGAACCGGTGGAAGCGAACAGAGAATTAGAAGGCGGGGAAGAGTACAGCACTAAAAATGTACTGGCAAAACTGCAGCAATTCTTGCCGCCTTCAACTCGCTATACAATTGATATTGGTGAATATATGGCTTACGTTATTCACCATATGAAAGTTTTCGAGCCTCATACATTCGATATAAACGTACATTTCGGCGCTATGGGAAGCGGCATTGGCTCAGCGATCGGTTCAAAACTTGCAGAACCGGATCGGCCGGTCGTTGCTATCACCGGAGACGGCAGTTTCTTTATGCATGGCATGGAAATATTAGCAGCAAAAGAAAACAACCTGCCTATTTTGTTTGTTATCTTGAACAATGCGCGGTTGGGAATGGTTTATCACGGCCATACCCTGCAATACAAACGCAGCCATGCAACATTTGAACAAACACCAATCAATATCGCCGCTATGGCAGCAGCAATGGATCTTCCAAGTTTCAGAGTAGATTCCATGGATGATTTGAACCAAGAAGTTCTCGACAAACTGACTACGCTAAATGGTCCAGCGGTTCTAGAAGTGGCTTTGGTCGATAACAATGTTCCGCCAATGGGAGACCGCGTCAAATTTTTATCTTCTTTTGGAAAATAA
- a CDS encoding MDR family MFS transporter — MIWKEYPQNIRVRLITSFFNRAVSMAVMPFMALFFAEEMGKVWAGVFLVGTVIISFIVNLIGGYISDRFPRKRVLLITSSLNALMFLFMTISLIPENKVIWLFAAAYTAFTITSSLGRPAMHAIIIDSTTPENRKAVYAIDYWMINLSMAIGTALGGLMYVSHKIELFLLLTFTSAVLPIAYKIWLHDEQINRLKKQHQNVFYDLLQNYKVAFQDAPFVKVVAGSMFIFAAEFSLNSYIAVRLAETFEPIALGGFEIGGVRMLSLLNIQNMLLVVLFSFLINRLTNRFSNQKVLLIGLLLYAIGYVTMTSANTWYVLIAFGIVATLGELVYSPVRNAEMANMMPEDKRGSYSAFSNLSFSGADLIARSTIIIGAYLLPTMMSVYMGVLLMIGIMLVYTGIFVNKHVDKKALVTKAI; from the coding sequence ATGATTTGGAAAGAATATCCACAAAATATAAGAGTGCGTTTGATCACTTCATTTTTTAACCGTGCCGTTTCTATGGCGGTTATGCCGTTTATGGCTTTATTTTTTGCGGAGGAAATGGGTAAAGTCTGGGCGGGTGTGTTTTTAGTGGGTACCGTCATTATTAGTTTTATCGTCAATTTAATCGGCGGTTATATATCGGACCGTTTTCCGCGAAAAAGAGTTTTGCTCATTACTTCTTCTTTGAATGCACTTATGTTTTTGTTTATGACGATTAGTTTAATCCCAGAAAATAAAGTAATCTGGTTGTTTGCGGCAGCTTATACGGCTTTTACCATTACGAGCAGTTTGGGCCGGCCGGCGATGCACGCCATCATCATAGACTCGACGACACCTGAAAACCGGAAAGCGGTGTATGCCATCGATTACTGGATGATCAACTTATCCATGGCGATCGGGACCGCTTTAGGGGGTTTGATGTATGTCAGCCATAAAATCGAACTGTTCCTTTTATTGACCTTCACTAGTGCCGTCTTGCCGATTGCTTATAAAATATGGTTGCACGACGAACAAATCAACCGTTTGAAAAAACAGCATCAAAATGTCTTCTATGATTTGCTCCAGAATTACAAAGTCGCTTTTCAAGATGCACCGTTTGTCAAAGTGGTAGCGGGTTCGATGTTCATTTTTGCAGCGGAGTTTTCGTTAAACAGCTATATTGCTGTACGCCTCGCTGAAACATTTGAACCAATAGCGCTAGGAGGTTTTGAAATTGGAGGAGTCCGGATGCTGAGTTTGCTCAACATCCAAAACATGCTGCTAGTCGTCCTTTTTTCTTTTTTGATCAATCGTTTGACGAACCGTTTCAGTAACCAAAAAGTGCTCCTGATCGGACTCTTGCTGTATGCTATCGGTTACGTCACCATGACTTCGGCAAATACGTGGTATGTTTTAATCGCTTTTGGCATCGTTGCAACACTCGGAGAACTTGTCTATTCACCTGTACGAAATGCCGAAATGGCAAATATGATGCCGGAAGACAAGAGGGGATCTTATTCTGCATTTTCCAATTTGTCGTTCAGCGGGGCAGATTTGATTGCCAGATCGACAATCATTATAGGGGCTTATTTGCTGCCGACTATGATGTCTGTATACATGGGCGTCTTGCTAATGATTGGGATAATGCTGGTCTATACGGGCATATTTGTTAACAAGCATGTTGACAAAAAGGCGTTGGTGACTAAAGCGATATAG
- a CDS encoding lipid II flippase Amj family protein, with protein MELFSEKLLLIALFVLIIHSIETLAYAVRLSGARVRLLASALSLFNVMVMVSRLANMMQQPFTGSLVDSAPQNNALAFVESQYRVIIGSSTLGTVIGILLLPTFISIFSRAIIHLSEERGSIPGLVKKGMTVTYIKRGFTHFHLPKLSYLKNVRLADIPVKLFLINMVITAIYTIGVLSALYAAVLVPERATTAIMASGLINGLATILLIIFVDPKISVLADDVINQRGSYLKLKNVALMMITSRLLGTVLAQVFFLPGAKYIAWFTRFIV; from the coding sequence TTGGAACTTTTCTCAGAAAAACTTCTCTTAATTGCATTATTCGTTTTAATTATCCATTCCATCGAAACGCTCGCTTATGCGGTTCGCTTGTCTGGAGCTCGTGTACGGCTGCTTGCTTCTGCCCTGTCGTTGTTCAATGTCATGGTGATGGTGTCCCGGCTTGCAAATATGATGCAGCAGCCGTTTACCGGCAGCCTGGTCGATTCAGCACCCCAAAACAATGCGTTGGCGTTTGTCGAAAGCCAATACCGTGTAATCATCGGCTCTTCAACACTAGGAACTGTAATCGGCATTCTGCTCCTCCCAACGTTCATTTCCATCTTTTCCAGAGCCATCATTCATTTATCCGAGGAAAGAGGATCGATTCCAGGATTAGTGAAAAAAGGAATGACGGTTACTTACATAAAGCGCGGCTTTACCCATTTTCATTTGCCTAAGCTCTCATATTTGAAGAACGTCCGTTTAGCCGATATACCAGTCAAGTTGTTCCTGATCAATATGGTTATTACCGCCATTTATACAATTGGCGTTTTATCTGCGCTATATGCGGCCGTTCTTGTTCCTGAAAGAGCAACAACCGCCATTATGGCTTCTGGTTTGATCAACGGCTTGGCTACGATTTTACTAATCATTTTTGTCGACCCGAAAATTTCCGTTTTAGCGGATGATGTCATCAACCAGCGCGGCAGCTATTTGAAATTGAAGAATGTGGCACTGATGATGATTACGTCCCGCTTGCTCGGAACGGTGCTGGCCCAAGTTTTCTTTTTACCCGGTGCTAAGTATATTGCCTGGTTCACTCGTTTTATCGTATAG
- a CDS encoding bifunctional diguanylate cyclase/phosphodiesterase: MLEEQTRYSRLAHITKLINSKLELREVLEQVTLAISEEIVQCDSVGIYLPEPDGQFKGYVGKPEVINGMTLDMHVIDTDYDLLAKEVIEKKQTIYIPDTAKDNRPDPRAVEGFRIKSLLVLPITYEDEMFGLVYLFDYGITMNLTEDEIQTVEAYVNMAGVAVRNATNLTRKENLIAEKQLLLDLTRDLSMCSTMQEALDKCFYYVGKVLNNFNTAVHLLDPLAGKKIKPANLSRDSDWTEEEWIKTHGDNHIDQTNDRVLEEVCQTKRPLLIPDVFADSRPNHDVCRKFGIKGMLMLPLVATGEVLGALAIPELEKSVMFFSEADIQLAQSIADATASTLSNFLYMEKQEVIIEERTSEIRIKNRELERVVSELETLSRERELILNSAGEGIFGLDLEGNITFCNPASESMLGYEKGELIGKPSRIIFNWQMNSAALSVYPEVSQKFFKKDGSSFSVEYVISLIKEGKTILGEVVTFRDITERKHLEEEIKHLAYYDSLTELPNRVLLNDKINQELTDLQGSNLKLALLYLDLDRFKLVNDSLGHSYGDVLLREVAQRLSSSVPKSAIVSRQGGDEFTIVLPRIQSEQEVLTVVESVIDSFAKPFSLKDNEVYVKTSIGISVYPEDGKTAEDLIKNADAAMYKSKEKSGTHYHFFETEMSDRNMESILLENALYKALDNEELEIYYQPQIDSRSNTMIGVEALLRWNHPTEGMVSPVHFIPIAEETGLIIPIGRWVLINACKQLIEWHKLGHSSLCMSVNLSGRQFEEDNLVSMIEGILQELKLAPEFLHIELTENQIVKNTKVTMRKMKQLKELGVKIAIDDFGTGYSSLGYLKNFPIDALKIDKSFIQDVVEDNDNAAITNTIITLAQNLKLNVIAEGVETEEQLEFLLSRNCTIMQGFFFSRPIKAEELTKKYLLKF; this comes from the coding sequence ATGCTTGAAGAACAAACAAGATACTCACGTCTTGCGCATATAACCAAATTGATCAATTCAAAACTTGAATTACGGGAAGTCCTTGAACAAGTTACGTTAGCCATTTCGGAAGAAATTGTTCAATGTGACTCTGTCGGCATATATTTGCCGGAGCCGGACGGTCAATTTAAGGGATATGTAGGAAAACCTGAAGTCATCAATGGCATGACGCTTGATATGCATGTAATTGACACAGATTATGATTTATTGGCGAAAGAAGTAATCGAAAAGAAACAGACCATTTACATTCCGGATACGGCAAAAGACAATCGTCCGGATCCTCGTGCAGTGGAAGGATTTAGGATCAAATCGTTATTGGTGCTCCCGATTACTTATGAGGATGAAATGTTCGGCCTTGTTTATTTGTTTGATTATGGAATTACGATGAATTTGACAGAAGACGAAATTCAGACGGTAGAAGCTTATGTAAACATGGCAGGCGTAGCTGTACGGAATGCAACCAACTTGACGAGAAAAGAGAATCTGATTGCTGAAAAGCAACTGCTGCTCGATTTAACGCGAGATTTGTCGATGTGTTCAACGATGCAAGAGGCATTGGATAAATGTTTTTATTACGTAGGGAAAGTGTTGAACAATTTCAATACAGCAGTTCATCTGCTTGATCCATTAGCTGGCAAGAAAATCAAACCCGCTAATTTAAGCCGGGATAGCGACTGGACCGAAGAAGAATGGATTAAAACCCATGGCGATAACCACATTGATCAAACGAATGATAGAGTGCTTGAAGAAGTTTGCCAAACAAAGAGGCCTTTGCTCATTCCTGATGTTTTCGCCGACAGCCGGCCAAACCATGACGTCTGCAGAAAATTTGGCATAAAAGGCATGCTTATGCTTCCTTTAGTAGCCACTGGCGAAGTACTGGGAGCGCTAGCTATACCAGAACTTGAAAAAAGCGTCATGTTCTTCTCGGAAGCGGACATTCAATTGGCGCAGTCGATTGCGGATGCTACAGCATCTACATTATCCAACTTTTTGTATATGGAAAAACAAGAAGTGATTATCGAAGAACGAACTTCTGAAATCCGGATTAAAAACAGGGAACTAGAACGCGTAGTGAGTGAACTGGAAACCCTTAGCCGGGAAAGGGAATTGATCTTGAATTCTGCCGGAGAAGGAATTTTTGGATTGGATTTAGAAGGGAATATCACTTTTTGCAATCCAGCCAGCGAATCGATGCTCGGGTATGAAAAAGGCGAACTTATCGGAAAACCGTCCCGGATTATTTTTAACTGGCAAATGAATTCGGCTGCATTATCCGTTTATCCGGAGGTAAGCCAGAAGTTTTTCAAAAAAGATGGCTCCAGTTTTTCTGTCGAATATGTCATTTCCCTTATAAAAGAAGGAAAGACAATTTTAGGGGAAGTGGTAACGTTCAGAGACATTACTGAACGGAAACATCTTGAGGAAGAAATAAAGCATCTTGCTTATTACGACAGCTTAACAGAACTGCCTAATCGTGTTCTGCTGAACGATAAAATAAACCAGGAATTAACTGACCTACAAGGAAGCAATTTAAAACTGGCTCTTCTTTACCTGGACTTGGACCGCTTCAAATTAGTCAATGATAGTCTTGGCCACAGCTACGGGGATGTATTATTGCGAGAAGTAGCACAACGCTTAAGCTCAAGTGTTCCAAAAAGCGCAATAGTTTCACGCCAAGGCGGAGATGAATTTACGATCGTATTGCCTCGCATTCAAAGTGAACAAGAGGTTCTAACGGTTGTAGAAAGCGTTATCGATTCTTTTGCTAAGCCTTTCTCGCTCAAGGACAATGAAGTTTATGTGAAAACGAGCATCGGCATCAGCGTTTATCCAGAGGATGGCAAGACAGCAGAAGATTTGATCAAAAATGCAGATGCTGCAATGTATAAATCCAAAGAAAAATCCGGCACCCATTATCATTTCTTCGAAACCGAAATGAGCGACAGAAATATGGAAAGCATATTGCTGGAGAATGCGTTATATAAAGCGTTGGACAATGAAGAGCTGGAGATTTATTACCAGCCTCAAATTGACAGCAGATCAAATACCATGATTGGCGTTGAAGCATTGCTTCGCTGGAACCATCCGACCGAAGGGATGGTATCCCCGGTGCATTTTATACCGATAGCGGAAGAAACAGGATTGATCATACCGATTGGCAGATGGGTATTGATCAATGCATGCAAGCAGTTGATCGAATGGCATAAACTGGGCCACTCATCACTGTGCATGTCTGTTAACTTATCAGGCCGCCAATTTGAAGAAGATAACTTGGTTTCGATGATAGAAGGAATATTGCAGGAACTGAAATTGGCTCCCGAATTTTTGCACATTGAACTGACGGAAAACCAAATAGTTAAAAACACTAAAGTCACCATGCGGAAAATGAAACAATTGAAAGAGCTGGGCGTAAAAATTGCCATAGACGATTTCGGTACAGGCTATTCTTCGCTTGGATATTTGAAGAACTTTCCAATTGATGCTTTGAAAATTGATAAATCCTTTATTCAGGATGTAGTGGAAGACAATGACAATGCAGCAATCACGAATACCATCATCACGCTGGCGCAAAACTTGAAGTTGAATGTAATTGCTGAAGGTGTCGAGACTGAAGAACAATTGGAATTCCTGTTATCTAGAAATTGCACAATCATGCAAGGCTTCTTCTTCAGCCGGCCAATAAAAGCTGAAGAACTGACAAAAAAGTATTTGCTTAAATTCTAA
- a CDS encoding NUDIX hydrolase: MSVKWLEWAQRIQSISQAGLAFSKDVYDIERFEELKAISLEIMQEHTGQDMEKIISLFANETGYQTPKVDIRGAVFLNGQILMVNENIDGKWSLPGGFCDIGLSPAENIVKEIKEESGYDVVPVKLLALLDMNKHAHPTQPFHYYKVFIQCIIVGGQAENGLETKGVQFFNENALPDLSLNRNTAAQIGLLFDFLRDPQKETVFD, encoded by the coding sequence TTGAGCGTTAAATGGCTTGAATGGGCACAGCGAATCCAGTCAATTTCCCAAGCGGGATTGGCTTTTTCAAAAGACGTTTATGACATCGAGCGTTTTGAAGAATTAAAGGCGATCAGCCTGGAAATCATGCAGGAGCATACCGGCCAGGATATGGAAAAAATCATAAGTCTGTTTGCGAATGAGACCGGCTACCAAACTCCGAAAGTGGATATTCGCGGCGCGGTCTTCTTAAATGGTCAAATCCTTATGGTCAATGAAAATATTGACGGCAAATGGTCTCTGCCTGGCGGTTTTTGCGATATCGGCTTGTCGCCTGCAGAAAACATTGTAAAGGAAATCAAAGAAGAATCCGGTTATGACGTCGTCCCCGTTAAATTGCTGGCGTTGCTCGATATGAACAAACATGCGCACCCGACGCAACCTTTCCATTACTATAAAGTCTTTATTCAGTGCATCATTGTCGGCGGCCAAGCGGAAAACGGCTTGGAAACAAAAGGCGTCCAATTTTTCAACGAAAACGCTTTGCCGGACCTGTCGCTAAACCGCAACACCGCAGCGCAAATTGGACTGCTTTTTGATTTTTTGCGTGATCCGCAAAAAGAGACAGTATTCGATTAA
- a CDS encoding ABC transporter substrate-binding protein, translating into MENSLLNLWRSVSSGNVKQDDIAEILQLSPRQTARSIKKWAEQGWFTYASGRGRGNFSQLCWLKDVEKEYEALLMKWIDEEPVEKSSKYLLYNWSIDSKERLINQFRSKFGYVQSTDEQEKLIIPRKYPLLTIHPLETAEVQGAHIVTNVFNRLVSVNSEGIVSPELAHSWDLEPDKLRLYLKKDAKFHDGSVLTATTVMECLEKMRRHKQFKELWQPIAQIKALAPLVIDITFPGGCSYCLQMLGMMNASIYKESNGQLFGTGSFYIEEDFRKKATLVAFKEHFQERPLLDAVEFVVVPADFDFAYRSASEEKAHATVQVESDSGFGVIILNAFRETDIGRKEVRDFIHHIVAKYRHEVDAIDKQITPNHQSCFTGQNQRYTPPNVPKPNFTKPLVLKTTSYVANTTQWLKTIFEKEGIPFEVLELPFAEYAFNGEKNQQADLFIHGEIFEMNQNFSFYQFLVSGYSPLANIIEKDARLASHMIGYKYTPFSEWTALNLQTEKILIDASVLIPLYYVKRQIPFSVDLANINISHFGYVDFSKLWLRPRLDE; encoded by the coding sequence ATGGAAAATAGCTTATTAAACCTTTGGCGCTCAGTTTCGTCGGGCAACGTTAAGCAGGATGACATTGCCGAAATTCTACAATTAAGCCCGAGGCAGACTGCACGCTCCATAAAGAAATGGGCGGAGCAAGGTTGGTTTACTTATGCTTCTGGCCGTGGAAGAGGCAATTTTTCACAGCTATGCTGGCTTAAAGATGTAGAAAAAGAGTATGAAGCGCTGTTAATGAAGTGGATTGATGAAGAACCTGTTGAAAAAAGCAGTAAGTATTTGCTTTACAATTGGTCAATCGACAGCAAAGAGCGGTTGATCAATCAATTTCGTTCCAAATTCGGCTATGTACAAAGTACGGATGAACAAGAGAAATTAATCATCCCCAGAAAATATCCACTTTTGACAATACATCCATTAGAGACAGCGGAAGTGCAAGGCGCACATATAGTTACAAATGTTTTCAACCGCTTGGTGTCAGTCAATAGTGAAGGAATTGTTTCACCGGAATTAGCCCATAGCTGGGACCTGGAGCCCGATAAACTGCGCCTATATTTAAAAAAAGACGCCAAGTTTCACGATGGCTCCGTACTGACAGCAACCACTGTTATGGAGTGCCTGGAAAAAATGCGCCGCCATAAACAATTTAAAGAGCTTTGGCAGCCGATTGCCCAAATTAAAGCCCTCGCTCCTTTAGTAATTGATATTACATTTCCTGGGGGGTGCAGCTATTGCTTGCAAATGCTTGGCATGATGAATGCCAGCATCTATAAAGAAAGTAATGGGCAGTTGTTTGGAACTGGGAGTTTTTACATCGAAGAAGATTTCAGGAAAAAAGCCACGCTAGTGGCCTTTAAAGAACATTTTCAGGAACGGCCTTTGTTGGATGCAGTAGAATTTGTAGTGGTTCCGGCCGATTTCGATTTTGCTTACCGGTCCGCTTCAGAAGAAAAAGCACATGCCACGGTTCAAGTGGAAAGTGATTCCGGTTTTGGAGTCATCATTCTTAATGCATTCCGAGAAACCGATATCGGCCGAAAAGAAGTCCGCGACTTTATTCATCACATTGTCGCGAAATACCGACATGAAGTAGATGCGATCGATAAACAAATAACACCTAATCACCAAAGCTGTTTTACCGGACAAAATCAGCGGTACACTCCGCCTAATGTCCCTAAGCCCAATTTCACTAAACCGCTAGTTTTGAAAACGACAAGTTACGTGGCGAATACTACCCAATGGCTGAAAACCATCTTTGAAAAAGAAGGAATACCGTTTGAGGTATTGGAGTTGCCATTTGCCGAATACGCATTCAATGGAGAGAAAAATCAGCAGGCAGATTTGTTCATCCATGGTGAAATATTTGAAATGAACCAAAACTTTTCCTTTTATCAATTTCTCGTTTCCGGTTATTCCCCGTTAGCGAACATTATTGAAAAAGACGCACGACTTGCCAGCCACATGATCGGCTATAAATATACACCATTCAGTGAATGGACAGCTTTGAATTTACAAACAGAAAAAATATTAATCGATGCCTCAGTTCTTATTCCACTTTATTACGTGAAGCGCCAGATTCCATTTTCCGTTGATTTGGCGAATATCAACATCAGTCATTTTGGCTATGTTGATTTTTCTAAACTTTGGCTGCGACCGCGGCTTGATGAGTAA
- a CDS encoding HAD family hydrolase: MIQAVIFDFDGTLANTLPVCDVAFQKVFQTYDQRNLSTAEIRAMFGPSETGIIRQHLQHPDKEKAIDLYYTTYLQQHAALVEANLEIRDLLVHLKNCGLKLGIVTGKARRSLDISLLALEMESVFDVIITGDDVIRPKPDPEGVVKALKFLGVKSDEALFIGDSDADIGAGLQANVYTIGVHWLPDFQTADFTVEPSAYYKSVAELLALIERGVPFER, encoded by the coding sequence ATGATACAAGCAGTTATTTTTGATTTTGATGGAACTTTGGCTAATACGTTGCCTGTTTGTGATGTGGCCTTTCAGAAAGTCTTTCAGACATACGATCAACGCAATCTTTCTACAGCGGAGATCCGGGCGATGTTCGGCCCTTCCGAAACCGGCATCATCCGGCAACATCTTCAGCACCCCGATAAAGAAAAAGCGATTGACCTTTACTATACGACTTATTTGCAGCAGCACGCTGCTTTGGTTGAGGCCAATTTGGAAATTCGCGATTTGCTCGTCCACCTTAAAAACTGTGGACTAAAACTAGGAATTGTCACGGGAAAAGCGAGAAGGAGTTTGGATATTTCTTTGTTAGCACTTGAAATGGAATCAGTGTTTGATGTTATTATCACCGGAGATGATGTCATACGACCGAAACCGGATCCGGAAGGCGTCGTTAAAGCATTGAAATTTTTAGGAGTAAAAAGCGATGAAGCGCTATTTATCGGAGACAGTGATGCAGATATTGGAGCAGGATTACAGGCAAATGTCTACACTATTGGAGTGCACTGGCTGCCTGATTTTCAAACGGCTGATTTTACTGTAGAACCGAGTGCTTATTATAAATCGGTTGCTGAATTGTTGGCTTTAATCGAAAGAGGTGTTCCTTTTGAGCGTTAA